Below is a genomic region from Venenivibrio stagnispumantis.
ATAAATAAAATGAAAGGTGTAGGTATGAAACCTATCTTTGCAGCATTTATTGTATTCTTATATCTATTTATAGGTGGAATTATTGTTGTTAAAGTTGTTCACTCTATTTTATAAGGTTATTTCGGTGCCTATACCGGATTGGGTGAATATTTCAAGTAAAACACAATGGATAACCCTTCCATCTAATATATGAGCTTTTTTTACACCTTGCTCAAGAGCTTGGATACAAGCTTTTACCTTCGGTATCATCCCACCTTTGATGATACCTTTTTCTATCATCTGATTAATTTTTTCTACATTTATAGATGAGATAGTATTTCCATTTTCATCTTTTAATCCTTCTATATCGGTTAAAAATATTACTTTTTCTGCCTGTAAAGCTCCGGCTATTGCAGATGCTACAAAATCTGCATTTATATTATATGCATTTCCTTCATCATCAAATCCAATAGGTGCAATAACCGGTATATAATTATCTTCATCAAGATGTCTTATTATATCCGGATTTACTTTAACAACTTCTCCAACATGCCCTAAATCAAGAAGTTCAGTTGGTCTAAAATCTCCCATTGTTTTAAAATATTCATCTGCATCTAACTTTTTTGCTTTTATAAGCTCTGCATCTTTACCTGTAATACCTACAGCTTTAA
It encodes:
- the argB gene encoding acetylglutamate kinase, coding for MEKALEKAKILMEALPFIRTFRGKTFVIKYGGNAMEKADLKEAFAQDIIMLKYIGINPVIVHGGGPQIGQYLKKMGLESKFVGGLRVTDKETMDVVEMVLGGLVNKAIVQMINKYSGGHIKAVGITGKDAELIKAKKLDADEYFKTMGDFRPTELLDLGHVGEVVKVNPDIIRHLDEDNYIPVIAPIGFDDEGNAYNINADFVASAIAGALQAEKVIFLTDIEGLKDENGNTISSINVEKINQMIEKGIIKGGMIPKVKACIQALEQGVKKAHILDGRVIHCVLLEIFTQSGIGTEITL